TATTTTTGTTTTTGGCTCCAGTGCTGATTTCATTCAGCAATCCGAGGATTGAAGAATGAGTGATTGAGAGATTTTTGATTCGACGAGCGAATCTCAATTCAGACAATCTCAGTAAAGGAACGCTCATATTCTACCAAAATTTGAGAAAAATTGCAAACTTGTTTAATGGTTCGGAGGGTCAGTGGTCATTGGTTATGGGTTCGGAGGGTCAGTGGTTATGGGTCAGTGGTTATGGGTCATTGGTTATGGGTCATGGGTTCGGAGGGTCAGTGGGTAAAAACGCGAATCTCAAAACTAATTCGAGGCTTGAACCGCAAAATTTTCGAATTTTCAAGTCTCGTAATTTACGAAATAATTTTCAAATCCAAATTCTACGCACCATAATTTCCAGCGTTTTGATTTTTTGCTGTTGCTAGCTCACCACTTTCTTTTCTTCACCCCCACCTAGCCTCCCCCAAAAGGGGAGGAATTTAGTCGTTTAAATTCTGCTTCATATTCCATGTTCCACGCTATGTGCTTCATGTTTCTGAGTTTCAAGATTCGAATGCACAACAAATAATCCAGGAGAATCTTCTACAAACTACCAACTATAAACTACAAACTATTTTTGGCGAAGCCAGCCGTAGCTTGTAACAAAACTTTTAGGGAACAATAATCCGATTATTGCCCTCCTTCGCCGAGGCTTCGGCGGGCAGCCTTCGCAAGCGAAGGCTGGTGGAGCTGAGGGGGATCGAAGCTGGCTCGACAGTTATCTTGAATTCAAGCTTGTTCGCGGCGCGCGCCGGCGAGATCCTGATTTTTTTGAATTTGTGCTTTAGGGGATCTCACCACTCGGCCTCCAAAAAAATATTCCCCCGCTGCGCGGGATAAATATTTTTGGTGGAGCTGAGGGGGATCGAACCCCTGACCTCACGATTGCGAACCGTGCGCTCTACCAACTGAGCTACAGCCCCGGAATTTTTTGGAATGTGCGTCCGCCGTGGCGGACTACAGCCCCGGAATTTTTTGGAATGTGCGTCCGCCGTGGCGGACTACAGCCCCGGGATAGTTCGTAGTTATTAGTTTTTAGTTGTTAGTTATTAGTCCCGAAGGAACCGCTTCGGGGTTTTTAGTTTTTAGACCATTTTTAAAGCCGGCGAATTTTATTTCAATCAACGACTTTTCGCAAAATGTTTTCCCGAATCCGCGTCGTCACTTCGTAATTAATCGTCCCTCCCCACACGCCGATTTCTTCGGCGGTGATTTCTTCCTCGCCGAATTTGCCAAGCAAGACCACTTCGTCCTCGAGCTTGGCAGCAGGAATCGCCGAAACATCGACCATCATGATATTCATGCAAACACGGCCGAGAATTTTGGCACGCTGACCGGCAATCAGAACCGAGCCTTTTTCAGCGTAATCACGCGCGAAGCCGTCGAAATAGCCGATGGGCAAAATTGCAATTTTAGTTTCTTTTTCCGCGACGAAGGCGCGACCGTAGCCGACCGAATCCCCCGCCTGAATGGTTTTGAGCTGAGCAATCCGTGTCTTCCAAGTCAGTGCCGGTCGCAGAACAATTTTATTTTGGCGATTCTCTGCGAGCGAAATGAAAGTCTCCTCACTCGGCCACATGCCGTAATTCGCAATCCCCGTCCGACAAATCTGGAAATGCGTGGAATCCCAGAGCAAAGTCGCGGCGGAATTCGCAGCGTGGAATTTCAAATGTGGAAAACCTGCCGCCTCGATCAACTGGCGCAGCGCGAGAAATTCCGCGAGCTGCTGCCGCGCGAAATCATGGCTCGTCGTATCCTCGATGTCCGCGAAGTGCATCGCGACACCGACCAATTCGACTTTGGGCAGTGATTTAATTTTTTCAAGAAAGCGCGGAATGTCCTGCTTCTGCAGGCCTTGGCGATTCGTGCCGGTTTCCACTTTCAAATGAATCTGCGCCGGCAAATCAAGCTCAGCTAATTTTTCCAGCGTCTCGAAATTGAAAACGACAAACTCGGTGTCGAGCTCGACGGCATTTTTTAATTCAGCCAGCGGCGTATAACCCGCGATGTAAATCCGACCCGCATCCCCCGTGGCGCGAATTTTTTCCGCTTCGAAAATCGAATTCACCGCGAGATACTCCGCACCTGCCGCGCGAAAAATCCGAGAGCAGGCTCTCAGCCCGTGACCGTAAGCATTCGCCTTCACCATCGGCGCCAGCTCCACGCCCGAACCGACGAGCGCGCGAAAAATCTGGAAATTGTGCGTAAGCGCGGACTGCGAGATTTCAACCCAAATCAAAGGGTTATCACGATTCATCGCCTGAATTTTAGCACGCTCATCGATTTGACTTTTAATCATGAATGATTTAAATTGGCAATTCATGGATAACGAGCCTATCAAAACTCGCGAAACAAAAGAGGGCGGTTATTTTGCGCTCGGAGGTAAAACTCTAATCAAAAAATTTGGAAAGAATCATCTCCCCGAAAATACAGACGGATGCGCTGTATTTTTACAGGAGGAATTTCAAAGATGGATCAGAAAGCCAGCGGAAGAAAGTTGTTTGAAAATAATTCGGCAAGCCGTCAAACAATATAATCTAAAAACCACTGACGGCTTTAGTTTGATTTTTCAGCTTTTCGGAAAAATAATCGCTCAACAGGATAATCGAGACGAACTTAGAGCGATTTATGAATCTGCGGTCGAAAGTTATGTTCGGGAAAAAACCAGAGAAAGTCTGAAATAAAACTTGATTTTTTTACCAAAAAAAACTAAAATTCCAGGCGCGAATCGTTGCAGAATCTTCGGCGTTTCGTGAGTTTAACCCTTAATTTTAACCCTAAAAAAATGAGCTACATTATTGGCATTGACCTCGGAACGACGAATTCCTGCATGGCAGTGATGCAAGCCGGCAAGCCGGAAGTGCTGGAAAATTCCGAAGGCAATCGGACGACACCGTCAGTCATCGCGCTGAAAGACGGCAATCGTCTCGTCGGTACGCCGGCGAAAAACCAAGCGACCATCAATCCGGAGAATACGATTTTTTCCGCGAAACGATTCATCGGACGCCAATTCGACGAAGTCGCGAAAGAAATCAGTGAAATGCCTTTCAAGGTCGTGAAGGGCGCGAAGGGCGAATGCGAAATCGTAATGGGCGGCAAAAATCACCAACCGTCCGAAATCGCAGCGATGGTGTTGGCGAAAATGAAAGCGGACGCCGAAGCGAAACTCGGCGTGACCATCACCGAAGCGGTCATCACTGTCCCGGCTTATTTCAACGACTCACAACGCAGCGCGACGAAAGACGCGGGCAAAATCGCCGGACTCGATGTGAAGCGCATCATCAATGAACCGACGGCAGCCGCCATCGCCTACGGCTTGGACAAGAAACTGACCAAAGACCAGAAAATCGCGGTCTACGACTTGGGCGGCGGAACCTTCGATGTTTCGATTTTGGAAATCGCCGATGTCGATGGTCAGAAACAATTCGAAGTCATCTCGACGAATGGCGACACGCACCTCGGCGGCGACGATTTCGACCAAAAAATTATTGACTTCCTCGTCACGGAATTCAAGAAATCCGACGGCATCGATGTCCGCGAAGACAAGCTCGCGCTGCAACGCCTGAAAGAAGCGGCGGAAAAAGCGAAGAAGGAACTCTCGACCGCGACGGAGACGGAAATCAATTTGCCATTTTTGACTGCCGATGCGAATGGCCCGAAACATTTCAATGTGAAACTCTCGCGCGCGAAGCTCGAAGCGCTCGTCAGCGACCTCGTCGAACGCACGGCGGAACCTTGTAAAAAAGCGATTGCCGATGCGAAAGTCTCGCTGAGTGAAATCGACGCGGTGATCCTGGTCGGCGGACAGACGCGCATGCCGGCAGTCGTGGCGAAAGTGAAAGAACTCTTCGGCAAAGATCCGCTCAAAGATGTAAACCCGGACGAAGCGGTCGCCATCGGCGCAGCCGTCCAGGGCGGCATCCTCCGCGGCGATGTGAAAGATGTTTTACTGCTCGATGTCACTCCCCTCACTCTCGGAATTGAAACTTTGGGTGGTGTACGCACGCCCTTGATTGAAAGAAATTCAACAATTCCAACCAGCAAATCGCAGGTCTTTTCGACGGCAGCGGATAACCAGCCGAGTGTGGAGATTCATGTCCTCCAGGGCGAACGCGAAATGGCGAGCGACAACAAATCACTCGGCAGATTCATCCTCGATGGCATCCCGCCCGCCCCGCGCGGCGTCCCGCAAGTCGAAGTCACATTCGACATCGACGCGAGTGGCATCCTGGCTGTCTCGGCGCACGACAAAGGCACGGGCAAGAAACAGAAAATCACAATCCAAGGCTCGAGCGGCTTGACCGACGCGGAAATCGAAAAAATGCGCAAAGAAGCCGAGCTGCACGCGGAGGAAGACAAGAAGAAAAAAGAAGCCGCCTCGGTCGTGAATGACGCCGACGCGCTCGTCTATTCGACGGAAAAAACCCTGAAAGAACATGAGTCGAAAATCTCCGCCGACGATGCGAAAGGCATCAAGGAAAAACTCGAGACACTGAAATCCGCGCTCGGCGAAAAGGAAGTCGACCGCGAGAAAACCAAGGTCGCGATGGAAGAACTCTCGAAAGTCAGCCAAGCCGCGTTCGCGAAACTCTATGAGCAACAAGCCACCCAGTCAACCGACGATGTGAAAGTCAAAGACAACAATGAGCCGAAAAAAGATGGCGACGAGACGGTCGAGGGAGAGGTGGTGGATGAGAAATAATAACAAAGGAATTATTTTGACGGTAGAGACGCTGCAATAGCAGTAGAGACGCTGCAGTGCAGCGTCTCTACACGAACAATTTGTTTTCTGTTAATTTAGATGTGTGGTTCGAATTACAAATTCGAACCTGCGCGAATTCAGTCCCCTAATTGAGCTGATTTGACAAATTAAAAATTATTGATTAAAGTATTAACTAATAATCATTTGGAATGAAACTATCTGACACCCCTTCTGAAAATCCAGAGACACAGCGAATTAGAATTGAGAATTTACTCAGAGAAAATACCGAGATGGAAAAGAAACAGATTCTTGTGTTAGGTAGAAATGGTTCGCCGTATTATGT
This window of the Patescibacteria group bacterium genome carries:
- the alr gene encoding alanine racemase; translated protein: MNRDNPLIWVEISQSALTHNFQIFRALVGSGVELAPMVKANAYGHGLRACSRIFRAAGAEYLAVNSIFEAEKIRATGDAGRIYIAGYTPLAELKNAVELDTEFVVFNFETLEKLAELDLPAQIHLKVETGTNRQGLQKQDIPRFLEKIKSLPKVELVGVAMHFADIEDTTSHDFARQQLAEFLALRQLIEAAGFPHLKFHAANSAATLLWDSTHFQICRTGIANYGMWPSEETFISLAENRQNKIVLRPALTWKTRIAQLKTIQAGDSVGYGRAFVAEKETKIAILPIGYFDGFARDYAEKGSVLIAGQRAKILGRVCMNIMMVDVSAIPAAKLEDEVVLLGKFGEEEITAEEIGVWGGTINYEVTTRIRENILRKVVD
- the dnaK gene encoding molecular chaperone DnaK, producing MSYIIGIDLGTTNSCMAVMQAGKPEVLENSEGNRTTPSVIALKDGNRLVGTPAKNQATINPENTIFSAKRFIGRQFDEVAKEISEMPFKVVKGAKGECEIVMGGKNHQPSEIAAMVLAKMKADAEAKLGVTITEAVITVPAYFNDSQRSATKDAGKIAGLDVKRIINEPTAAAIAYGLDKKLTKDQKIAVYDLGGGTFDVSILEIADVDGQKQFEVISTNGDTHLGGDDFDQKIIDFLVTEFKKSDGIDVREDKLALQRLKEAAEKAKKELSTATETEINLPFLTADANGPKHFNVKLSRAKLEALVSDLVERTAEPCKKAIADAKVSLSEIDAVILVGGQTRMPAVVAKVKELFGKDPLKDVNPDEAVAIGAAVQGGILRGDVKDVLLLDVTPLTLGIETLGGVRTPLIERNSTIPTSKSQVFSTAADNQPSVEIHVLQGEREMASDNKSLGRFILDGIPPAPRGVPQVEVTFDIDASGILAVSAHDKGTGKKQKITIQGSSGLTDAEIEKMRKEAELHAEEDKKKKEAASVVNDADALVYSTEKTLKEHESKISADDAKGIKEKLETLKSALGEKEVDREKTKVAMEELSKVSQAAFAKLYEQQATQSTDDVKVKDNNEPKKDGDETVEGEVVDEK